In Calothrix sp. PCC 7507, one DNA window encodes the following:
- a CDS encoding glycosyltransferase family 4 protein, with the protein MRILMLSSTFPYPPSRGGTEIRTFNLLKYLQQKHSVILITQSNKEVTNAEVEELRKYVSELVIFPLPSEPENQGGISELLAKARRFMESVLKATPPNVLYRYSPAIQALVDDYVQAQKCDVITCEHSVNEIYIRPEFRNSVNTVVDVHSSVYGWVRDHLKMDASQNALRDRLYLSLVLERYEKRYCTKFSHIVVTTQDDRQEFLKLRPDIEIAVIPNGVDLELFPYRLQDPGGHSLIFVGAMDASHNIDAARFFALEVLPELQKSYPDVTFSIVGARPSPEVLELKDIPGVIVTGRVSSMVEYLHNSTVCVVPLRTGFGIKNKTLEAMAAGVPVVGSDRGLEGLAVDGNGISVGALRANVPQEYITAISKLFDNPKLRSELSLNGRQLVETEFTWDIAGKNYEQVCLQSGSNGYSGSQLSAIYP; encoded by the coding sequence ATGCGTATCCTGATGCTATCTTCTACGTTTCCTTATCCACCTAGTCGTGGGGGAACGGAAATTAGAACTTTTAATTTGCTCAAATACCTCCAACAAAAGCATTCAGTGATTTTAATTACACAGTCTAACAAGGAAGTCACAAATGCAGAGGTAGAGGAATTACGGAAATATGTAAGTGAACTGGTCATTTTTCCTTTACCGTCGGAACCAGAAAATCAAGGTGGTATTTCAGAGTTATTGGCTAAGGCGAGGCGATTTATGGAATCGGTGCTTAAAGCTACACCGCCAAATGTTCTGTATCGTTATTCGCCAGCAATTCAAGCCTTAGTTGATGATTATGTTCAGGCGCAAAAGTGTGATGTAATTACTTGTGAACATAGCGTTAACGAAATATATATTCGTCCTGAGTTTCGCAACAGTGTAAATACGGTTGTCGATGTCCACAGTTCGGTTTACGGTTGGGTGCGCGATCATCTGAAGATGGATGCTTCACAGAATGCATTACGCGATCGCTTATATCTCTCGCTTGTCTTGGAGCGTTACGAGAAGCGCTACTGTACTAAATTTTCTCACATTGTTGTCACCACCCAAGACGATCGCCAAGAATTTCTCAAACTCCGTCCGGACATTGAAATCGCCGTAATTCCCAATGGCGTAGATTTAGAATTATTTCCCTATCGTTTACAAGATCCAGGCGGACATAGTTTAATTTTTGTAGGAGCAATGGATGCATCCCACAATATCGATGCGGCTCGGTTTTTTGCTTTAGAAGTATTGCCAGAACTGCAAAAATCCTATCCTGATGTCACATTTAGTATTGTCGGTGCTAGACCAAGCCCAGAAGTTTTAGAATTGAAAGATATTCCTGGAGTTATAGTTACAGGTCGCGTGTCTTCAATGGTAGAATATTTGCATAACTCTACCGTTTGCGTAGTGCCGCTGAGAACTGGGTTTGGGATTAAGAATAAAACCCTCGAAGCAATGGCAGCAGGTGTGCCAGTAGTAGGAAGCGATCGCGGTTTAGAAGGATTAGCTGTCGATGGCAATGGTATATCAGTGGGAGCATTACGCGCAAATGTACCCCAGGAATATATCACTGCTATTAGTAAACTATTTGATAACCCAAAACTGCGCTCTGAATTATCTCTCAATGGCAGACAATTAGTAGAAACAGAATTTACTTGGGATATCGCTGGTAAAAACTATGAACAAGTTTGTCTTCAGAGCGGTAGTAATGGCTACAGTGGTTCTCAGTTGAGTGCAATATACCCCTAA
- a CDS encoding DUF3146 family protein yields MSAKRLPETIAHVRITRQSWQHGFLEGEVNAGDHEWQFQWHFRRGELSVKPSQGRALIKEPLGRFLEKQDYQLEPGGDYAFTIRAEL; encoded by the coding sequence GTGAGTGCCAAACGTCTGCCAGAAACCATTGCCCATGTCAGAATTACCCGCCAATCCTGGCAACACGGGTTCCTTGAAGGTGAAGTCAACGCCGGTGATCATGAATGGCAGTTCCAATGGCATTTTCGCCGGGGAGAACTGTCTGTGAAGCCTTCCCAAGGTCGTGCCTTAATCAAAGAACCGCTAGGTCGTTTCTTGGAAAAACAAGATTATCAGTTAGAACCGGGAGGAGACTATGCTTTTACTATTCGGGCTGAACTTTAG
- a CDS encoding pre-16S rRNA-processing nuclease YqgF — translation MTLSEFSPTQPVILGFDPGRDKCGVAVMGLDRQLYYHQVIPANEAIATIEELRQKLPISLVVMGDQTTAKQWKRQLSQELADPLNIILVDERYTTLEARDRYWQMYPPQGITKLLPKGMRQPPRPIDDIVAILLIERYLNRLTESVNS, via the coding sequence ATGACCTTGAGCGAATTTTCTCCTACACAACCAGTGATTTTGGGCTTTGATCCAGGTCGGGATAAATGTGGTGTAGCGGTGATGGGGCTAGATCGGCAATTATATTATCACCAAGTTATACCTGCAAATGAAGCGATCGCTACAATTGAAGAACTACGTCAAAAGCTGCCTATTTCTTTGGTAGTCATGGGCGACCAAACTACAGCCAAGCAGTGGAAACGACAGCTGAGTCAGGAATTAGCCGATCCTTTGAATATTATTTTAGTAGATGAGCGCTACACGACCTTAGAAGCACGCGATCGCTATTGGCAGATGTATCCTCCTCAAGGCATAACAAAGCTATTGCCAAAGGGTATGCGGCAGCCACCACGACCGATAGATGACATTGTTGCTATCCTCTTAATCGAAAGATATTTAAATCGCCTCACTGAATCAGTTAACAGTTAA
- a CDS encoding DUF3084 domain-containing protein: MTTGYILILAILILGGVLATAGDRIGTRVGKARLSLFNLRPKNTAVLVTIFTGTLISASTLGILFAADEGLRKGVFELEDIQKDLRHKRDQLKTAETQKSQVEGELNQARNEQAKAQQDLQAINRSLQAANAKQQATQAQLNRTVTQQAQTQAQLQRSQSQLGQVVAQYRQAIAELQSVNDQRQALKTAVEKLKTERQKLYAEAQKAISEAKTAIAKRDRELANRQEAILERDQKIANLDQLIQKRNLEITAREQVIAKRESRLKELEKQQNYLEQEVARLEKYYQSYRDLRLGKLALVRGQVLAAVVIRVNQPTAARQAVIKLLQEANRNANLELTEPGANPANLEILHVTQDKVEQLVKQIDDGREYVMRILCAGNYVRGEKQIEFFADTARNQLVFSGGQVLATTTADPKTMTSYQLRQRLDLLISASQFRARNAGIIDNVQIDGTFLRFIGQMGQSNELLEIKAIAAEDTYTAGPLRVKLLAIVNGKVIFST, translated from the coding sequence ATGACCACCGGGTACATCCTCATATTGGCAATTTTGATTTTGGGAGGCGTACTAGCCACTGCTGGTGATCGTATTGGCACAAGGGTTGGCAAAGCGCGCCTCTCACTATTTAATTTGCGCCCCAAAAACACTGCTGTACTAGTAACTATTTTTACAGGTACTTTAATTTCTGCATCAACTTTAGGAATTCTCTTTGCTGCCGATGAGGGATTGAGGAAGGGTGTTTTTGAATTAGAGGATATTCAAAAAGACCTGAGACATAAGCGCGATCAGCTAAAAACCGCAGAAACCCAAAAAAGCCAGGTAGAGGGTGAGCTCAACCAAGCCAGAAATGAGCAGGCTAAGGCTCAACAAGACTTACAAGCAATTAATCGCTCCTTGCAGGCGGCAAATGCCAAACAACAGGCAACGCAAGCCCAACTGAATCGCACTGTCACCCAACAAGCCCAAACTCAAGCGCAACTCCAGCGCAGCCAAAGCCAGTTGGGTCAAGTTGTCGCTCAGTACCGTCAAGCTATAGCTGAACTGCAAAGCGTTAACGATCAGAGACAGGCTCTAAAAACGGCAGTTGAAAAACTAAAGACAGAACGCCAAAAACTGTATGCTGAAGCCCAAAAAGCTATTAGTGAAGCTAAAACAGCTATTGCCAAACGTGATCGCGAATTGGCGAATAGACAAGAAGCTATTTTAGAACGGGATCAAAAAATTGCTAACCTAGATCAACTGATTCAAAAGCGTAATCTAGAAATTACAGCACGTGAGCAAGTGATTGCCAAACGGGAATCTCGGCTCAAAGAATTGGAAAAACAACAGAATTATTTAGAACAGGAAGTAGCAAGGCTGGAAAAATATTACCAGTCCTACCGGGACTTACGTTTGGGTAAACTGGCTTTGGTGCGGGGTCAAGTCCTGGCTGCAGTAGTGATTCGAGTTAACCAGCCCACAGCAGCCCGTCAAGCAGTAATCAAACTTTTACAAGAAGCCAATCGGAATGCTAACCTCGAATTAACAGAACCTGGAGCAAATCCGGCAAATCTAGAGATACTGCACGTTACCCAAGACAAGGTTGAACAATTAGTCAAGCAGATAGATGATGGCAGAGAATATGTGATGCGAATTCTCTGTGCTGGCAATTACGTCAGGGGAGAAAAGCAGATAGAATTTTTTGCTGATACAGCCAGAAATCAATTAGTCTTTTCGGGTGGACAGGTGCTAGCTACAACTACCGCTGATCCCAAAACCATGACATCCTATCAATTGCGGCAACGGCTGGATTTATTGATTTCTGCTTCCCAATTTCGCGCCCGTAATGCGGGAATTATTGACAATGTGCAAATAGATGGTACCTTCCTGCGCTTTATCGGCCAAATGGGGCAATCGAATGAATTATTAGAAATAAAAGCGATCGCTGCAGAGGATACTTACACAGCCGGACCATTAAGAGTAAAACTATTGGCAATAGTCAACGGCAAAGTTATTTTTAGTACCTAA
- the ntcA gene encoding global nitrogen regulator NtcA encodes MIVTQDKALANVFRQMATGAFPPVVETFERNKTIFFPGDPAERVYFLLKGAVKLSRVYEAGEEITVALLRENSVFGVLSLLTGNKSDRFYHAVAFTPVELLSAPIEQVEQALKENPELSMLMLRGLSSRILQTEMMIETLAHRDMGSRLVSFLLILCRDFGVPCADGITIDLKLSHQAIAEAIGSTRVTVTRLLGDLREKKMISIHKKKITVHKPVTLSRQFT; translated from the coding sequence ATGATCGTGACACAAGATAAAGCCCTAGCAAATGTTTTTCGTCAGATGGCAACTGGCGCTTTTCCTCCGGTTGTGGAAACGTTTGAACGCAATAAAACGATCTTTTTTCCTGGCGATCCTGCTGAACGAGTTTATTTTCTTCTGAAAGGTGCTGTTAAACTTTCCAGGGTGTATGAGGCAGGAGAAGAAATAACGGTAGCATTACTGCGGGAAAATAGCGTTTTTGGTGTGTTGTCGTTGCTGACGGGGAATAAATCGGATAGGTTTTACCATGCGGTGGCGTTTACACCTGTAGAGTTACTGTCAGCGCCAATTGAACAGGTGGAACAAGCGCTCAAGGAAAATCCAGAATTATCGATGTTAATGCTGCGGGGTCTGTCTTCGCGGATTTTACAGACAGAGATGATGATTGAAACCCTCGCTCACCGAGATATGGGTTCTAGATTGGTGAGTTTTTTATTAATTCTTTGTCGTGATTTTGGTGTTCCTTGTGCCGATGGGATCACAATTGATCTGAAGCTATCTCACCAGGCGATCGCCGAAGCAATTGGTTCTACTCGCGTCACCGTAACCAGGCTACTCGGGGATTTACGTGAAAAAAAGATGATTTCTATCCACAAGAAAAAGATTACTGTGCATAAACCTGTTACCTTGAGTAGGCAATTCACTTAA
- the fabI gene encoding enoyl-ACP reductase FabI: protein MLNLTGKNALVTGIANNRSIAWGIAQQLHKAGANLGITYLPDERGKMEKKVAELVEPLNPSLFVPCNVQNEAQVESTFETIRDKWGKLDILVHCLAFANKDDLTGDFSETSRAGFSTALEISTFSLAQLSGAAKPLMTEGGSIVTLTYLGGVRAIPNYNVMGVAKAGLEASVRYLAAELGPQNIRVNAISAGPIRTLASSAVGGILDMIHHVEQVAPLRRTVTQLEVGNTAAFLCSDLSSGITGQVIYVDAGYEIMGM, encoded by the coding sequence ATGCTAAATCTGACTGGAAAAAACGCCCTAGTGACAGGCATTGCAAATAACCGCTCTATCGCCTGGGGAATTGCCCAACAACTGCATAAAGCTGGAGCCAACCTCGGCATTACCTATCTACCAGATGAGCGAGGCAAGATGGAGAAGAAAGTCGCAGAATTAGTGGAACCCCTCAATCCCAGCCTATTCGTTCCCTGCAATGTCCAAAACGAAGCACAGGTTGAGTCTACTTTTGAAACGATCCGCGATAAGTGGGGAAAGTTAGATATTCTTGTTCACTGTCTCGCCTTTGCTAACAAAGATGATTTGACTGGAGATTTTAGCGAAACCTCACGCGCAGGCTTTAGCACTGCTTTAGAGATTAGTACCTTTTCCCTGGCGCAGTTGAGTGGGGCTGCTAAACCTCTGATGACAGAGGGGGGTAGTATCGTCACCCTGACATATTTAGGCGGTGTGAGAGCAATTCCTAACTATAACGTCATGGGAGTCGCCAAGGCAGGTTTAGAAGCCAGTGTGCGCTATTTGGCAGCTGAACTGGGGCCACAAAATATCCGCGTCAATGCCATCTCTGCGGGCCCAATTCGGACTTTGGCATCTAGCGCTGTTGGCGGCATCTTAGACATGATTCATCATGTAGAGCAAGTTGCCCCTCTGCGACGCACAGTCACTCAGCTAGAAGTTGGCAATACGGCAGCTTTCTTATGTAGCGATTTGTCCAGCGGTATTACAGGGCAAGTCATATATGTTGATGCAGGATATGAAATTATGGGGATGTGA
- the hisB gene encoding imidazoleglycerol-phosphate dehydratase HisB, giving the protein MQISERQITQISRTASVHRTTGETNVQVTINLDGTGICQAATGIPFLDHMLHQISSHGLIDLDVQAQGDWEIDDHHTNEDVGITLGQAFSKALGDRKGIVRFGNFLAPLDEALVQVALDFSGRPHISYGLQIPTQRVGTYDTQLVREFFVALVNHSQMTLHIRQLDGINSHHIIEATFKAFARAMRMAVEIDTRRAGGIPSSKGVL; this is encoded by the coding sequence ATGCAAATCAGCGAACGCCAAATTACTCAAATTTCTCGGACTGCGTCTGTTCATCGCACTACAGGCGAAACAAATGTGCAAGTCACTATCAACCTCGATGGTACAGGGATTTGTCAAGCAGCCACTGGCATTCCCTTTTTAGATCATATGTTGCATCAAATTTCCTCCCACGGGCTGATTGACTTGGATGTGCAAGCCCAAGGAGATTGGGAAATTGACGACCACCATACAAACGAAGATGTAGGCATTACCCTAGGACAAGCTTTCAGTAAAGCACTAGGCGATCGCAAAGGTATTGTTCGCTTTGGCAATTTTCTGGCACCCCTGGATGAAGCTTTAGTCCAAGTAGCGCTGGATTTTTCTGGCCGCCCCCACATTAGCTATGGGTTGCAAATTCCTACTCAGCGGGTAGGAACTTATGATACCCAGCTAGTCCGTGAATTCTTTGTGGCGCTGGTCAATCATAGTCAAATGACACTCCACATTCGTCAACTGGATGGCATTAATTCCCATCACATTATTGAGGCAACATTTAAAGCCTTTGCTAGAGCAATGCGGATGGCAGTTGAGATTGATACCCGTCGTGCTGGTGGAATTCCCAGTTCTAAGGGGGTTTTGTAG
- a CDS encoding ABC transporter ATP-binding protein has protein sequence MKSVADTPDSQLNTTDTPPVVLTSELRKVYRTGFWLNQKVLSLKSCSLSVYQGETFGLLGPNGAGKTTLLKLLLGIIRPTSGRGLLLGKPLGDRSVKQSIGYLSESPYLYEYLTGWEFLQLAAGLFQIPQSVQQRRIPQLLELMGLSLADARKKQMRRYSKGMLQRVGMAQALINDPDLVFLDEPMSGLDPVGRYQMREIILGLKANGKTIFFNSHILSEVEQICDRIAILAQGELICTGSLNQLLGTSSTYYVKGQGGDWAVLKKWIPSIVFEPDGSWQGTLQDDYYDFLASLRLMEGQITTMKLSRPSLEEFFIQQIQQQSK, from the coding sequence ATGAAGTCTGTTGCAGACACCCCTGATTCTCAACTAAATACTACAGACACTCCACCAGTAGTCCTCACTTCTGAGTTGCGAAAAGTCTATCGTACTGGCTTTTGGCTGAATCAAAAAGTTTTATCCCTCAAAAGCTGTTCTTTATCGGTGTATCAGGGAGAAACTTTTGGTTTATTAGGGCCAAATGGTGCTGGTAAAACTACGCTTCTAAAGCTGTTGCTAGGAATTATCCGTCCTACTTCTGGGCGAGGATTATTGTTGGGTAAGCCCCTAGGCGATCGCAGTGTTAAGCAAAGCATCGGTTATCTGAGCGAAAGTCCCTACTTGTATGAATATCTCACAGGCTGGGAATTTTTGCAGCTAGCCGCGGGGCTATTTCAAATTCCCCAGAGTGTGCAACAGCGACGCATTCCCCAACTACTAGAGTTAATGGGTTTATCTCTAGCCGATGCTCGCAAAAAACAGATGCGGCGCTATTCTAAGGGGATGTTACAGCGTGTCGGTATGGCACAGGCACTGATTAACGATCCAGATTTGGTATTCTTAGATGAACCGATGTCTGGTCTTGATCCTGTGGGACGCTACCAAATGCGGGAGATTATCCTGGGACTGAAAGCGAATGGTAAAACAATTTTTTTTAATAGCCATATTCTCAGTGAAGTGGAGCAAATTTGCGATCGCATTGCGATCCTCGCTCAAGGTGAATTAATTTGTACTGGTTCCCTCAATCAACTTTTGGGGACTTCAAGCACATATTATGTTAAAGGTCAAGGTGGTGACTGGGCAGTTCTGAAAAAGTGGATACCCAGTATAGTATTTGAGCCTGATGGTTCCTGGCAAGGTACACTACAAGACGATTACTATGATTTTTTAGCTAGCCTCCGCTTAATGGAGGGGCAAATTACCACCATGAAATTGTCTCGTCCTTCCTTAGAAGAGTTTTTTATCCAACAAATTCAACAACAAAGTAAATGA
- a CDS encoding SLBB domain-containing protein, with product MLNTDLQKSLTHSAVGVALLTAVNVAAPSASLAQGQPVLPKTQPVLPIKRPVVPNAQPGFPNIRSVVPNAQPVVPSTPLDTNYALGGGDRIRVNVFEVPEYTGEYQIPPGGAINLPLIGSVSVLGLSTEQAADDIAKRYARFLKRPLISVNLLSPRPINVFVAGEVTRPGAYTLSLSGGAGDAPGVQYPTVLAALTTAQGVTLAADVTQIKLRRKIGQGQEQEVFLNLKELIRTGRISQDITLRDGDTIVVPTATTFNLAEARNLSAANFAADPTRPRTVAIIGEVNRPGSYLVTTGTTAGDAGPTAGPTAGGVTSGLPTVSRAIQQAGGITPQADIRNLKLRRPTRTGTEQTIDINLWQLLQSGDVNQDVVVQDGDTIVIPTATEINTAEATQLAVTTLSPAKIQVGVVGEVKKPGPVDLQPNSSLNQALLAAGGFADGRANSGAVDLIRLNPNGSVTKRLVKVDFTQGINEQTNPILRNNDVVLVSRNGVAQTSDTVNVVAGPLGTILGIVRLFFGF from the coding sequence ATGCTTAATACAGACTTGCAGAAATCACTCACCCATTCAGCTGTGGGTGTGGCTTTGTTAACGGCTGTCAATGTCGCTGCGCCATCTGCCAGCCTGGCTCAGGGACAACCAGTATTACCTAAAACACAACCAGTATTACCTATTAAACGTCCGGTAGTGCCGAATGCACAACCTGGATTTCCTAATATACGTTCAGTAGTACCGAATGCACAACCTGTAGTACCTTCTACACCATTAGATACAAATTATGCTTTAGGCGGTGGCGATCGCATCCGAGTTAATGTATTTGAAGTTCCTGAATATACAGGAGAATACCAAATTCCCCCAGGTGGAGCAATTAACTTACCTTTAATTGGCAGCGTCTCAGTTCTAGGACTATCAACTGAACAAGCTGCGGACGACATAGCCAAAAGATATGCCCGTTTTCTCAAACGTCCTTTAATCTCAGTCAACCTTTTATCACCGCGCCCGATCAATGTTTTTGTAGCCGGAGAAGTGACACGCCCAGGAGCTTATACCCTCAGCCTGAGTGGTGGTGCTGGTGACGCTCCTGGCGTACAATATCCCACTGTCTTAGCTGCGCTGACGACAGCTCAAGGTGTGACACTGGCGGCGGATGTAACTCAAATTAAATTGAGACGGAAAATAGGGCAAGGTCAAGAGCAAGAAGTTTTCTTAAATTTGAAGGAACTCATCCGCACAGGGAGGATATCACAGGATATTACCTTACGGGATGGAGACACAATTGTTGTGCCCACCGCCACCACCTTCAACCTTGCAGAAGCACGAAACTTGTCAGCAGCTAACTTTGCGGCTGACCCCACCAGACCCCGCACAGTAGCAATCATCGGTGAAGTTAATCGTCCGGGATCTTATCTAGTTACCACAGGTACTACAGCCGGAGATGCAGGACCCACAGCAGGCCCTACTGCTGGGGGTGTAACCAGTGGACTACCCACGGTATCACGCGCAATTCAACAAGCTGGGGGAATTACACCACAAGCTGATATTCGTAACCTCAAGCTGCGCCGACCCACCAGAACTGGTACAGAACAAACCATAGATATCAATCTCTGGCAATTATTGCAGAGTGGTGATGTGAATCAAGATGTGGTTGTGCAAGATGGAGATACAATTGTTATTCCCACTGCAACGGAAATTAACACCGCAGAGGCTACTCAATTAGCTGTCACCACTTTATCACCGGCAAAAATTCAAGTTGGTGTAGTCGGAGAAGTTAAAAAGCCAGGGCCTGTAGACCTGCAGCCGAATAGTTCTTTAAATCAAGCTTTACTCGCTGCGGGTGGATTTGCTGATGGTAGGGCTAACAGTGGTGCGGTAGATTTAATTCGTCTTAATCCTAATGGTTCTGTCACTAAACGTCTAGTTAAAGTTGATTTCACTCAAGGAATTAATGAGCAAACTAATCCTATACTCCGCAATAACGATGTTGTCCTAGTCAGCCGTAATGGGGTAGCCCAGACTTCTGATACTGTCAACGTTGTTGCCGGTCCTCTGGGTACTATTTTGGGGATTGTGAGACTTTTCTTCGGATTTTAG
- a CDS encoding alpha/beta hydrolase, translating into MQFQFGKHRRKIPFLQELLCGLTLAVGWSVAMPTTLAAEKVTIKFGPFQQSLAIADLEKFAKTGRLPANLQIFNSVLTPQIRELLNRRLQVDPAFADKFVDELVRSPTGKQLITSLGAAIPGSTAETLQTALNLALRQVNGLSAIGFLQAYPEENVTVDATKAIQIGVEFNANKLQSQALGVLLERQLLVNNNTAFQPSFDPAAIGKEVVQLQTLTLQDRQRNRIIPVDIYWSRVDSQAPLVVISHGFGANRKFFAYLARHLASHGITVAAIDHPGSNVAAVSQASESVNLAQLLPAKEFIERPQDVSFLLNELGKLNTQSGQFQGKFHTEKVTVIGHSLGGYTALALVGGEVNLEELRKFCQTDLSLGESPGDWLQCAAASLKEKKLQLKDERVKSAIALNPLVGKLFGSKGLAQVNQPVLMLTGTEDVLTPTLKHQIAPFAQLRSSKYLVTAIGGTHMSISDPAYPVSAATTLVKEKRGEETNSLRQLIRGVTLAFIKQQTPEAKIYLPFLTPAYAQSLSTPQLPLRLNSDLPANIKPWLGFVSIRKMGFDFAQPGGNWAWDMGAELANQTLSLN; encoded by the coding sequence ATGCAGTTTCAATTTGGCAAACATCGGCGTAAGATACCCTTTCTGCAAGAGCTACTGTGCGGTTTGACCCTCGCTGTGGGTTGGAGTGTAGCAATGCCTACTACTTTAGCTGCAGAAAAGGTGACGATTAAGTTTGGGCCATTTCAACAGTCGCTAGCGATCGCTGACTTAGAAAAATTTGCTAAAACAGGAAGACTGCCAGCAAACCTGCAAATCTTTAATTCTGTGTTAACGCCGCAAATCAGAGAATTATTGAACCGACGGCTGCAAGTAGATCCAGCCTTTGCAGATAAATTTGTTGATGAGTTAGTGCGATCGCCCACAGGTAAACAATTAATTACGTCTCTAGGTGCGGCTATCCCAGGTAGCACCGCAGAAACCCTGCAAACAGCCCTCAACCTAGCTCTGCGTCAAGTCAACGGTTTAAGTGCAATTGGTTTCTTGCAAGCCTACCCCGAAGAAAATGTCACTGTAGATGCAACTAAAGCTATTCAAATCGGCGTAGAATTTAACGCCAACAAATTACAGAGTCAAGCTCTGGGCGTTTTATTAGAGCGGCAGCTATTGGTAAATAATAATACAGCCTTTCAGCCCAGCTTCGATCCAGCAGCAATCGGCAAAGAGGTTGTTCAGCTACAAACCCTGACGCTACAAGACCGACAACGCAACAGGATCATCCCCGTAGATATTTATTGGAGTCGGGTTGACAGCCAAGCGCCCCTGGTTGTCATCTCCCACGGCTTTGGTGCTAACCGCAAATTTTTTGCATATTTGGCACGTCATCTAGCTTCCCACGGCATTACAGTTGCTGCGATTGATCATCCTGGTAGTAACGTCGCCGCCGTTTCTCAAGCTTCAGAGTCAGTTAACTTGGCGCAATTGTTACCAGCCAAAGAATTTATTGAACGTCCCCAAGATGTCAGCTTTTTACTGAATGAATTAGGAAAACTCAACACTCAATCAGGACAATTTCAGGGGAAATTCCACACCGAAAAAGTGACGGTTATCGGTCACTCCTTGGGAGGTTATACGGCTTTGGCTTTGGTGGGTGGAGAGGTAAATTTGGAGGAGTTGCGGAAATTTTGCCAAACCGATCTGTCTTTGGGAGAATCACCAGGTGATTGGTTGCAGTGTGCAGCGGCTTCTTTAAAGGAGAAAAAACTACAGTTAAAAGATGAGCGCGTTAAAAGTGCGATCGCTCTTAACCCCCTAGTCGGTAAACTCTTTGGTAGCAAAGGTCTGGCTCAAGTTAATCAACCAGTATTAATGTTAACTGGAACTGAAGATGTCCTCACCCCAACTTTGAAGCATCAAATAGCACCTTTCGCTCAACTGCGGAGTTCTAAATATTTAGTCACAGCCATTGGTGGGACTCACATGAGTATTAGCGATCCGGCATATCCTGTAAGTGCAGCAACTACTCTTGTCAAAGAAAAGCGCGGCGAAGAAACTAATTCCCTGCGTCAGTTAATCCGTGGTGTCACTTTAGCCTTTATCAAACAACAAACACCAGAAGCCAAAATTTACTTACCATTTCTCACTCCAGCATACGCCCAGTCGCTCTCTACACCTCAATTACCCCTACGCCTCAACTCTGATTTACCTGCAAATATCAAGCCTTGGTTGGGTTTCGTATCAATTAGGAAAATGGGTTTCGACTTCGCTCAACCCGGGGGGAATTGGGCATGGGACATGGGGGCTGAATTGGCAAACCAGACATTGAGCCTAAATTAG